A window of Hymenobacter siberiensis genomic DNA:
CTGGCTGCTGGCCCACCAGGGCGAGATGCTGAACGGTAAAAACCCGTTCTATGCCCTTATGCCACAATGGTTTTTACTTATCGGCATCAGCGTGGCAACCATTGCGGCCATCATTGCTTCGCAGGCGCTCATCACGGGTTCGTTTACGTTGGTGGCCGAGGCTATCCGCCTGAATATGTGGCCCAAAGTGAAGCTCAACTACCCCACCGACGTGAAGGGCCAGCTCTTTGTGCCCAGCATGAACCGGCTGTTGCTGCTGGGGTGCATCGGCGTGGTGCTGTACTTCCGCGAGTCGACCAATATGGAAGCCGCCTACGGGCTGGCCATCACCCTCACCATGCTGATGACGACCGTCCTGCTCACCATGTGGCTGAAGATGAAGAAGGTAGCCATGCCGCTCATCGTCCTGTTTGCAGTGGTGTACGGCATCATCGAAGGCTCGTTCCTGATTGCCAACATGATTAAGTTTCCGCACGGCGGCTGGGTGTCGCTGGCCATCGGCGGCACGCTCATGGCCGTGATGTACGTGTGGCTCAAGGCATTCTACATCAAGCGCCGCCTCACGGAATTTGTGCGGCTGGAACCTTACGTGGACGCCCTCAAGCAACTCAGCGACGACGAATCCATCCCGAAATACTCAACCCACCTCGTGTTCCTGACCTCGGCCGAGCGCAGCACCGAGATTGAGCAGAAAATCATCTACTCCATCTTCCAGAAGCGGCCCAAGCGGGCGGATATCTACTGGTTCATCCACGTCGACACCACCGACGAGCCCTACACGATGGAGTATAAAGTGACCGAAGTAGCCAAGGACGACGTGTTCCGCATCAATTTCCGGCTGGGCTTTCGGGTGCAGCAGCGCATCAACCTCTACTTCCGCAAAGTGATTGAGGACCTGGTGCGCAACAAGGAAGTAGACATCACCTCGCGCTACGAGTCGCTGAGCAAGCAGCACGTCACCGGCGATTTCCGCTTCGTGGTGCTGGAGAAATTCCTCAGCATCGAGAACGACTTCCCCACCGTAGAGAAGCTCGTGATGCAGGCCTACTTCTACATCCGCCAGTTTATCGCCTCCGAAGACCAGTATTTT
This region includes:
- a CDS encoding KUP/HAK/KT family potassium transporter, giving the protein MSSDTKHSHTAISGAGLLIALGIIYGDIGTSPLYVMSSILRSGRVPDLIDAHLVLGGISCVIWTLTLQTTIKYVLLTLNADNNGEGGIFSLYALVRRRGAWLSAVAIIGGSALLADGVITPPISVSSAVEGLKNVFPTLTQDIVVYIVIGIIAGLFLLQSFGTQIVGKAFGPIMFLWFTMLGVLGTSWIIQNPVILKAVNPYYAYDLLVHYPGGFWLLGSVFLCTTGAEALYSDLGHCGKGNIRISWTFVKTSLLLNYLGQGAWLLAHQGEMLNGKNPFYALMPQWFLLIGISVATIAAIIASQALITGSFTLVAEAIRLNMWPKVKLNYPTDVKGQLFVPSMNRLLLLGCIGVVLYFRESTNMEAAYGLAITLTMLMTTVLLTMWLKMKKVAMPLIVLFAVVYGIIEGSFLIANMIKFPHGGWVSLAIGGTLMAVMYVWLKAFYIKRRLTEFVRLEPYVDALKQLSDDESIPKYSTHLVFLTSAERSTEIEQKIIYSIFQKRPKRADIYWFIHVDTTDEPYTMEYKVTEVAKDDVFRINFRLGFRVQQRINLYFRKVIEDLVRNKEVDITSRYESLSKQHVTGDFRFVVLEKFLSIENDFPTVEKLVMQAYFYIRQFIASEDQYFGLDTSSVKVEKVPLVIAPVREVALKRIK